From the genome of bacterium:
CTCGCCGACGCGGTCAAGCAGGCCGGCGCGGGCATCGTTCTGTTTGCCGCCTCGTCCGCGGGGCGCGATCTCGCGCCTCGCCTGGCCGCGCGTCTTGACGCCGGACTCGCGGCGGACTGCGTCGATATCGCGGTCGAAGGCGGCAAGGTCCGCGTGAAGCGCCCGGTGTTTTCCGGCAAGGCGTTCGCGTCGGTGGAGTTCGCGACGACGCCCGCGGTCGTTTCGCTTCGCCCGAACACCTTTCCCGTCGCGCCGCCGGTCGGCGGCAGCGCCGAGACGGTCAGCCTCGACGCGTCGTTCGGAGACGCGAAGGCGAAGGTCGTCGAGACGCAGGCCGCCAAGAGCGCCCGGCCCGATCTCACCGAAGCCGAGCGCATCGTCTCCGGCGGGCGCGCGATGAAGAACGCCGAGAATTTCGCGATCCTCGAGGAACTCGCGGATGTCATCGGCGCGACCGTGGGCGCCTCGCGCGCGGCGGTCGATTCCGGCTTCGCACCGCACGCCATGCAGGTCGGCCAGACCGGCAAGACGGTGAACCCGGTGCTCTACATCGCGTGCGGCATCAGCGGCGCGATTCAGCACCTGGCCGGCATGCGGACCTCCAAGGTCATTGTTGCGATCAATAAGGACCCGGAGGCGCCGATCTTCCAGAAGGCCGACTACGGCCTTGTCGCCGACCTGTTCGAGGCGGTGCCGAAGATGACCGAGGAGTTCAAGAAGATTCTGAGCGAGTAGGGACGAGTCTTTACCGCGAAGGCGCAAAGAACACGCGAAGAAGCCAAGGGTCAGGGCCATTTGTCCTGACCTTTTCCTATGCGCTCTTTGCGGTTCCTTCGCGCCTTTGCGGTGAGATCTCACCTCACCGCTGTGTCAATTCTCGCGATTGCCCGCGCGGCTGCTTCGCGCACTTTCGGGTCCGGGTCGGACAAGCGCTCTTTGAGCGCGTCGCGAGCGGTG
Proteins encoded in this window:
- a CDS encoding electron transfer flavoprotein subunit alpha/FixB family protein, with product MMANVLAVAEIKDGSPKKVTLELLTKGKEVAGAFGGTLSVVAIGTGLAGFAEKVAPYGATKVFAADGVSEYSSEGYTKILADAVKQAGAGIVLFAASSAGRDLAPRLAARLDAGLAADCVDIAVEGGKVRVKRPVFSGKAFASVEFATTPAVVSLRPNTFPVAPPVGGSAETVSLDASFGDAKAKVVETQAAKSARPDLTEAERIVSGGRAMKNAENFAILEELADVIGATVGASRAAVDSGFAPHAMQVGQTGKTVNPVLYIACGISGAIQHLAGMRTSKVIVAINKDPEAPIFQKADYGLVADLFEAVPKMTEEFKKILSE